One genomic region from Streptomyces sp. NBC_00457 encodes:
- a CDS encoding cold-shock protein: protein MATGTVKWFNAEKGFGFIEQDGGGPDVFAHYSNIAAQGFRELQEGQKVKFDIAQGQKGPQAENITPA, encoded by the coding sequence TGAAGTGGTTCAACGCCGAAAAGGGTTTCGGCTTCATCGAGCAGGACGGCGGCGGCCCCGACGTCTTCGCCCACTACTCGAACATCGCCGCCCAGGGCTTCCGTGAGCTCCAGGAAGGCCAGAAGGTGAAGTTCGACATCGCGCAGGGCCAGAAGGGCCCGCAGGCGGAGAACATCACTCCCGCCTGA